CCATTTGCACGCCCATCATCTTGGCAACATTTGCAAAAAAAGTGGGAGCGATCGCTGGAATTTTGAGCGCATCAAATCCATACGCATGCAAAAGCGCACAGTAAACGATGGAGCTGTTTTTGGCATACAAGACGTGCATGGGGCTCCTCTATTTTTTTCCTAATTATATGTTAGAATAGCGAAAAAAACAATTCAGGTTACTCTATGGGAAAGAATCTAATTATCGTCGAATCACCGGCAAAAGCGAGAACAATCAAGAATTTTTTAGGCAAAGAGTATGAAGTTATCGCCTCCAAAGGTCATATCCGAGATCTGCCAAAAAGCAGTTTCGGCATCAAGATAGAAGAGGACAAGTTCATCCCGCAATATCGCGTGGACAAAGAGCACTCCCAAATCACAAAACAGCTCAAGGAGCTTGCTAAAAAAGCGGACACGGTCTATATCGCAACGGATGAAGACAGAGAAGGAGAGGCGATTGGATACCATATCGCCGAAGCGATCGGGAAAAAACCGCAAGAGCTTCCGAGAATCGTCTTTCACGAGATCACAAAATCGGCTATCCAAAAAGCTTTGCAAAATCCACGTACCATCGATATGAACAGGGTCAATGCCCAGCAGACAAGACGACTACTGGATCGAATCGTGGGATACAAGCTCAGCCCGCTTCTTTCATCCAAAATCCAAAGAGGTCTGAGTGCTGGGCGGGTTCAAAGTGCGGCACTCAAACTTGTAGTTGACAAAGAGCGAGAGATCCAAGCTTTCAAGCCTCAAGAATACTGGAGTATCGACGCTATTTTCAACGATACCATCGAAGCTGCTTTGTATGAGTATATGAACAAAAAAATCGGCAAAATGGATATCAAAAATGAAAAAGAGGCTCAAGCAATAGTCGATCAAGTCAAAAATGAATCCTTTGTCGTTGCCAAAATAGAGAAGAAAAAACGCATCACCAAATCCCCTGCTCCTTTTATGACTTCAACGCTGCAGCAGACCGCTTCCTCAAAGCTCGGGTTCAGTCCTAAAAAGACGATGATGATAGCCCAAAAGCTCTATGAAGGTGTTCAGACGCCAAAAGGAATCACTGGCGTTATCACCTATATGCGAACGGATAGTCTCAATATCGCAAAAGAGGCGCAAGAAGCAGCTAGAGACCTCATTAAAAAGCAGTTTGGAGAAAAGTATCTTCCCAAAAAACCAAAAGAATATGCAACAAAAAGCAAAGGTGCTCAAGAGGCACACGAGGCGATCCGTCCAACGATGCTCGACTTTACCCCAGAGGTGGCCAAAAACTATTTGAGTGCGGATGAACTCAAGCTCTACACTCTCATCTACAACCGGTTTCTTGCTTCACAGATGGAAGATGCTGTCTTTGAAACACAAACCATCTACTTTAAAAGTCCAAGCGCCACTTTCAAAGCAAGTGGAAGAAAACTCATTTTCGATGGATTCTACAAAGTTTTGGGCAACGAAGACAAAGACAAGCTCCTTCCGGATCTCAAAGAGGGTGAAGAGGCGAAACTCACCAAAATAGAAGCCAACCAGCACTTCACAGAACCCCCTGCCAGATACACAGAAGCCAGTCTTATCAAAATGCTCGAATCTCTTGGTATCGGCCGTCCATCTACCTATGCACCGACAATTGCCCTGTTGCAAGCACGTAACTATATCGAGCTTGAAAAACGGGCCATCAAGCCGACTGAAATCGCTTTCAAAGTAATCGAGGTACTAGAAAAGCATTTCCCCGAGATTGTAGACAGCTCGTTTACTGCTAAAATGGAAGAGGAACTGGATGAAATAGCCGAAGCCAAAAAAGATTGGCAAAAAGTATTAAAAGCCTTCTATGATCCGTTTATAGAGCTCATCGAAAAAGGGAAAAAAGAGATCAAAAGCCAAAAAGTGGCTATTCCAGTTGGAAGAAACTGTCCTGAATGTGGAGCGGAGCTCGTCAAAAGAAAGGGGCGTTTTGGAGAATTCATCGCTTGTAGCGCTTTTCCAAAATGTAAATACACCGAACAGATAGAATCTGAAGAAAAAGGGCCTCAAGAGAGTAACGAAGTTTGTGAAAAATGTGGCTCGCCGATGGTCGTCAAACAAGGACCTCGAGGATCTTTTCTGGCTTGCAGTGCCTATCCGAAATGTAAAAACACCAAGCCCTTGGCAAAAAACGAGCCCAAAAAGCTGGATGTGAAATGTCCCGAGTGCGGAGGAGAAATTGTTGAGCGATTCAGCAGACGGGGAAAATTTTATGGTTGCTCCAACTATCCAAAATGTACATTTGTCTCAAAATTTGAACCGGTGGATAAACAGTGCAGCGAATGCGGATACATGATGGCGAAACGGACATATCGCAACAAAGAGGTGTATGAGTGTATCAAATGTAAACACCGAGAGGAAGTGCAGTGAACATAGGTGTCATTTCCGATACACACGATAGAGTGGATTTTACAAGAGAAGCTGTAGAGAAACTCAAAAGTTTTGATATTGAGATTTTGATCCATGCAGGCGATATTGGCGAAAAGGTGTGTCGATACCTCGATGGCTTAGACATCCCTGTCATCGCTGTTTTTGGCAATACCGACTCCGCTCATCTGCTCGAATGTTGTTCCCGTGTCAATCTGCAAAAACAGCCCTACTATTTCACAATCAAAAATACCACATTCAAACTGATGCACCAGCCCTACTACCTCACTCCAGATACCGATATCGTTATCTATGGTCATCTGCACAAGTTCGAATGCCAAAAGGCAAAGGCACTCTTTCTCAATCCGGGAGAAGTGTGCGCTAGGGAAAAGCCCCGTATAGAATCGGCTCTTTTGGAGCTTGAATCAAAAAATGTCACTTATATATACAAAGATTTGGAAAATGACACCTGGATGGAAGAGAGGGTTTGTGCATGAAAGTCTATTTGTGTGCCATCAGTAATATCAGTAGTGGCGTATGTGCTGAAGATTGCAAGTTTTGCACCCAAAGCACCAAATATCGAGCCGATATCCCAAGATACAAATATAAATCTATCGAAACAATCGTCGAAGAGGCCAAAAAAGCCAAAGCTGCAAAAGCGATAGGATTTTGTTTAGTGACTGCTGGAAAAGGTATCGATGACAAGATTCTCGATTTCGTTACACAAGCGGCCAGGGCCGTTAAAAAAGAGGTACCCGATATCAGTCTTATAGGCTGCAACGGTACGGCTGAGGTATGGCAGCTCAAAGAGCTCAAACATGCCGGCATCGACAACTACAACCACAATCTCGAAACGGCAAAAAGCTTTTATGAGCAAATATGCTCGACACATAGCTGGGAGGAGCGCTATCAGACATGTCTCAATGCGAAAGAAGCGGGCCTCAATCTTTGCACCGGAGGCATTTTTGGCCTTGGGGAGAGCAAAGAGCAAAGAGAGGAGATGATGGATCAGATTGCAAGCCTGGAGCCTATGAGCGTCCCCATCAATTTTTATCATCCCAACGAAGCGCTTCCTCTACCACAAACAACTATCGACCCATCCGACGCACTCTCTATCATTCAGGACATGAGAAAAAGAGTTCCCAACGCTATGATTATGGTAGCAGGCGGCAGAGAGTTGGTTTTTGGCGAGCAGTGGCCAAAAATATTGGATGCCGGAGCAAACGCCATCGTCATTGGTGACTATCTCACAACGAAGGGTGAACGTCCGGACAAAGATATTCAAACGTTGCAAAAACTCGGAGTAGAAATAGCCACCAGCTGTCATGAATGAAATACATATTATCCTTGTTGTCTCTCTCATCATTTTCACCTCCCCATTTCTGTCGAAAATCACAAGACTTCCTACATCGGTAGTGGAAATCGTCCTTGGCACCGTTTTTGGCGCTTTGGGGCTGCTGTCGCATGTCGCCCTGTTTGAACTGGTCGCGGAATTTGGCTTTTTGTATCTTATGTTTCTGGCCGGTCTGGAAGTGGATCTCAAGGAGCTCTTTTCCCTTGAAAAGGCCGTTATCAAACGCGGTATTGTCTATATCGCCCTACTCTATCTTTTCTCCTTCTTGCTCGTTCGATACAGCGCTCTTGCAGATATCTATATCGCCATATTCCCGTTAATCTCCGTCGGCTTGATTGCCGCTTTGAAAAAGGAGTATGGCAAAGGAGTTTCGTGGCTCAATCTCTCCATGGCCATCGGAAGCCTTGGAGAAGTGGTCTCCATTACCGTTTTAACCATTATGAGTGCGGTCATGGAGTTTGGACTGGGGAAACAGTTTTATGAGAGCATCTTGATCTTGGCTCTCTTTTTACTGCTTACGATGCTCATTTTTAAACTGCTTCAAGTTCTTTTTTGGTGGTACCCTGAACTCAAAACCACACTCATGCCCCGAATCGATACGGAGGAGCAGGATATTCGACTCTCTATGGCGCTTCTTTTCACTTTCATCGCAATTATGATTTATCTGCATCTGGAAGTCGCTTTTGGTGCGTTTATCGCCGGTATCATCATCGCCACCTTTTTTGAGCACAAAAAGACACTGCCCCATAAACTCTCTTCCTTTGGATTTGGATTTTTGGTGCCGATATTTTTTATCTTTACTGGAAGCAGCTTCAAAATCGAAGCTCTTTTTATGCAGGGGATGATCGTCAACGCACTCTTCATCACTCTTGCCATGATAGGGATACGGCTTCTTAGCTCCATGGCTTTTTATCGACTTTTCTCACTGAAAGAAGGCGTACTCTATGCACTTTCACACTCCATGCCTCTCACACTTCTTGTTGCGATCGCGACGATAGCCTTGCATACCAAAGTGCTAGGCAAGGAAGCCTATTTGACGCTCATCTTGGCAAGTATTATCGAAGTTTTGATTGTCATGATTGCAATCCGATGGATCGTCAAACTTACTTACAAAAAACCAGATACCCCTCACTAGTCTTTTTGACTTTTTTGCTGCACTCTTTTTTGAGCCGTAACGCGATACGAAAATAGTCTTTGTGGGATCCTGCAGCTATATCTATAAAGTAATCGGATTGTTTCACTTTCCGTTTAACACTCCGGAAACTTGTTCCACTGGAAAAATCGAGGACCAGTTTTTTCGGTTTTGTTGTAAAAAAAGATCGAAGCAGCTTCGAGTGGGTTTTGATCAACAAATGATCTGTATACACATAGATAATTGCAGGTTTGATGGAGAGTTTTAGCAGCTCTTTTTGAATCGATCCATTTTTGGAGGGCTGAATCACCTTCTTTGGCAGCTTTGTTTGTTTGGCGACAGGGGCTTGGGTCACTGGATGCATGATTTGAGACTCTTTTTGAGGCAACTCATTGGGAAGAAAAAAGGGATTTTCCCGAGCCAACAGCATCACAGGAATCAAAAGAAGTAGACGTTTCATTCGGTAGGCTCCAACTCTTTTAGTTCGAAATACTCTTTTTGCAGTCTTGCATTTTCAGCTTTTAGGTACTTGATGCTTCTTTCAAGATTTTTTTGGGTGACATTGAGCTGAAACAGAACTTCCAAAGAGTTCGTTCCAAACAACAAAAATCCGATATAGACTGCAACTGCACTGACAATGCCGAGTATCAACAGATATCGGCCGATAGCGGCCAGAAGGCCTTTGCCGCTTAAGGAGTCGATGAGCTCCTCATGTCGTTTGGCCATCTGTTAGAAAAGCTCTTTTCCTATGTATTCAGGATACAGAAGATCTCGCTCAATCTCTAGGAGTCTGTTGTATTTCGCTGTTCGTTCCCCTCTAGCCGGTGCACCCGTTTTGATCTGGGCCGTATTGAGAGCTACTGCAAAATCAGCGATAAAGGCATCTTCACTCTCACCACTTCTGTGGCTCATGACGCAGTTATATCCGTTTCTTTGCGCAAGCCGTACCGTTTGCATCGTTTCACTCACACTTCCGATCTGGTTCGGTTTGATCAAAATGGCGTTCGCGATTCCCTTTTCGATGCCCTCAGCTAAAATAGTTTTGTTGGTAACAAAAAGATCATCCCCAACAAGTTGGATTTTATCGCCAAGTTTTTCTGTAAGGATCTTCCATCCTTCCCAGTCATCTTCCGCCATACCATCTTCAAGTGAAACGATCGGGTATTTCGCTACCAGATCAGCATAGAATTCAGCCAGCTCCTCGGCGCTGAGCACCTTGTTATCGCCTTTGAGTTCATACTTACCATCTTTGTAGAATTCACTGCTTGCTGCATCGAGCGCAATATTCACCTCATCTGCAGGTTTATATCCCGCTTTCTCGATCGCTTTTAAAATATACTCGATCGGCTCTTCGTTGTTTTTAAAGTTTGGCGCAAATCCACCTTCGTCACCTAGAGCCGTCGGATGACCATCTTCAGCCAAAAGTTTTTTGAGCGTATGGTAGATTTCAGCACTTGCTCGAAGAGCCTCTTTGAAACTGTCAAATCCCGTCGGCATGATCATATACTCCTGCAAATCCACATCGTTATCCGCATGCGCTCCACCATTGATGATATTGAGCATAGGCGTTGGTACGATAACACCGTTGGCACCGCCAAGATAGCGATACAGTGGCATATGCAGGCTTTTCGCTGCCGCTCTAGCTACCGCCATGGAGACACCAAGCACGGCATTTGCGCCAAGTTTTGA
The Nitratiruptor sp. SB155-2 genome window above contains:
- a CDS encoding AMIN domain-containing protein; translated protein: MKRLLLLIPVMLLARENPFFLPNELPQKESQIMHPVTQAPVAKQTKLPKKVIQPSKNGSIQKELLKLSIKPAIIYVYTDHLLIKTHSKLLRSFFTTKPKKLVLDFSSGTSFRSVKRKVKQSDYFIDIAAGSHKDYFRIALRLKKECSKKVKKTSEGYLVFCK
- the topA gene encoding type I DNA topoisomerase, which translates into the protein MGKNLIIVESPAKARTIKNFLGKEYEVIASKGHIRDLPKSSFGIKIEEDKFIPQYRVDKEHSQITKQLKELAKKADTVYIATDEDREGEAIGYHIAEAIGKKPQELPRIVFHEITKSAIQKALQNPRTIDMNRVNAQQTRRLLDRIVGYKLSPLLSSKIQRGLSAGRVQSAALKLVVDKEREIQAFKPQEYWSIDAIFNDTIEAALYEYMNKKIGKMDIKNEKEAQAIVDQVKNESFVVAKIEKKKRITKSPAPFMTSTLQQTASSKLGFSPKKTMMIAQKLYEGVQTPKGITGVITYMRTDSLNIAKEAQEAARDLIKKQFGEKYLPKKPKEYATKSKGAQEAHEAIRPTMLDFTPEVAKNYLSADELKLYTLIYNRFLASQMEDAVFETQTIYFKSPSATFKASGRKLIFDGFYKVLGNEDKDKLLPDLKEGEEAKLTKIEANQHFTEPPARYTEASLIKMLESLGIGRPSTYAPTIALLQARNYIELEKRAIKPTEIAFKVIEVLEKHFPEIVDSSFTAKMEEELDEIAEAKKDWQKVLKAFYDPFIELIEKGKKEIKSQKVAIPVGRNCPECGAELVKRKGRFGEFIACSAFPKCKYTEQIESEEKGPQESNEVCEKCGSPMVVKQGPRGSFLACSAYPKCKNTKPLAKNEPKKLDVKCPECGGEIVERFSRRGKFYGCSNYPKCTFVSKFEPVDKQCSECGYMMAKRTYRNKEVYECIKCKHREEVQ
- a CDS encoding cation:proton antiporter, producing the protein MNEIHIILVVSLIIFTSPFLSKITRLPTSVVEIVLGTVFGALGLLSHVALFELVAEFGFLYLMFLAGLEVDLKELFSLEKAVIKRGIVYIALLYLFSFLLVRYSALADIYIAIFPLISVGLIAALKKEYGKGVSWLNLSMAIGSLGEVVSITVLTIMSAVMEFGLGKQFYESILILALFLLLTMLIFKLLQVLFWWYPELKTTLMPRIDTEEQDIRLSMALLFTFIAIMIYLHLEVAFGAFIAGIIIATFFEHKKTLPHKLSSFGFGFLVPIFFIFTGSSFKIEALFMQGMIVNALFITLAMIGIRLLSSMAFYRLFSLKEGVLYALSHSMPLTLLVAIATIALHTKVLGKEAYLTLILASIIEVLIVMIAIRWIVKLTYKKPDTPH
- the eno gene encoding phosphopyruvate hydratase, which produces MVYIDNIAAQEVLDSRGNPTVKATVILSDGTVASAIVPSGASTGKREALELRDGDDRFGGKGVLKACENVEVAIADELVGLSPYNQAEIDAIMKELDGTNNYSKLGANAVLGVSMAVARAAAKSLHMPLYRYLGGANGVIVPTPMLNIINGGAHADNDVDLQEYMIMPTGFDSFKEALRASAEIYHTLKKLLAEDGHPTALGDEGGFAPNFKNNEEPIEYILKAIEKAGYKPADEVNIALDAASSEFYKDGKYELKGDNKVLSAEELAEFYADLVAKYPIVSLEDGMAEDDWEGWKILTEKLGDKIQLVGDDLFVTNKTILAEGIEKGIANAILIKPNQIGSVSETMQTVRLAQRNGYNCVMSHRSGESEDAFIADFAVALNTAQIKTGAPARGERTAKYNRLLEIERDLLYPEYIGKELF
- a CDS encoding biotin synthase, producing MKVYLCAISNISSGVCAEDCKFCTQSTKYRADIPRYKYKSIETIVEEAKKAKAAKAIGFCLVTAGKGIDDKILDFVTQAARAVKKEVPDISLIGCNGTAEVWQLKELKHAGIDNYNHNLETAKSFYEQICSTHSWEERYQTCLNAKEAGLNLCTGGIFGLGESKEQREEMMDQIASLEPMSVPINFYHPNEALPLPQTTIDPSDALSIIQDMRKRVPNAMIMVAGGRELVFGEQWPKILDAGANAIVIGDYLTTKGERPDKDIQTLQKLGVEIATSCHE
- a CDS encoding metallophosphoesterase family protein, with the protein product MNIGVISDTHDRVDFTREAVEKLKSFDIEILIHAGDIGEKVCRYLDGLDIPVIAVFGNTDSAHLLECCSRVNLQKQPYYFTIKNTTFKLMHQPYYLTPDTDIVIYGHLHKFECQKAKALFLNPGEVCAREKPRIESALLELESKNVTYIYKDLENDTWMEERVCA